The Euphorbia lathyris chromosome 2, ddEupLath1.1, whole genome shotgun sequence genome includes a window with the following:
- the LOC136217742 gene encoding blue-light photoreceptor PHR2 encodes MDSTPQTLQSQDSAIDDQNQNHEELPIVLSHPPFATASLSLSTILPNHFFTQTKNSSLLSSTPTKAKIPTQAFSLSHLSLSSSSSTLNSRKLSFKSTVSANPLQNTLSLGPRRPSDPSNAAGIRRASIVWFRNDLRVHDNECLNSANNESVSVLPVYCFDPREYGKSSSGFDKTGPYRASFIIESVADLRKNLQAKGSDLVVRVGQPETVLVELAKAIGADAIYAHREVSHDEVKAEEKIEAGMKDEGIEVKYSWGSTLYHVDDLPFKLEDMPSNYGGFKEKVQGLDVRKTIAALDQLKGVPSRGDVEAGEIPTLLDLGLNASQDGKTAVNASMVGGETEALQRLQKFAAECQAQPPKAGSSDTIYGANFSCKISPWLTVGCISPRSMFDELKKSASRTISASSRKDGGSSPDTGMNWLMFELMWRDFFRFITKKYSCPKKQIEATPATASAGAFA; translated from the exons ATGGATTCCACTCCCCAAACCCTACAATCTCAAGATTCCGCCATTGATGACCAAAATCAAAACCACGAAGAGCTTCCCATTGTTCTTTCTCATCCCCCATTTGCTACTGCTTCTCTTTCTCTATCAACAATTCTTCCTAATCACTTCTTCACCCAGACAAAAAACTCTTCTTTACTCTCTTCCACTCCAACCAAGGCCAAAATCCCTACCCAGGCTTTCTCTCTTTCTCATCTTTCTctatcctcctcttcttctacTCTCAATTCACGTAAGCTTTCCTTCAAGTCTACAGTTTCCGCTAATCCTTTGCAGAATACTCTCTCTTTAGGCCCTCGTCGACCTTCTGACCCCTCTAATGCTGCCGGAATTCGTCGAGCTTCCATTGTTTGGTTCCGCAATGACTTGCGTGTCCACGATAATGAGTGCCTTAATTCTGCTAATAATGAGTCTGTTTCTGTTTTGCCTGTTTATTGCTTTGACCCGAGGGAGTATGGGAAATCCTCTTCTGGATTTGATAAGACTGGGCCTTATCGTGCTTCTTTTATAATTGAGTCGGTTGCTGATTTACGGAAGAATTTGCAGGCGAAAGGTTCTGATCTTGTGGTTAGAGTTGGGCAGCCGGAGACTGTATTGGTTGAATTGGCGAAGGCTATTGGTGCTGATGCTATTTATGCTCATAGAGAGGTTTCTCATGATGAGGTTAAGGCGGAGGAGAAGATTGAGGCGGGTATGAAAGATGAGGGAATTGAGGTTAAGTATTCTTGGGGAAGTACTTTGTATCATGTGGATGATCTTCCTTTCAAGCTGGAAGATATGCCATCCAACTATGGTGGATTCAAGGAAAAAGTGCAGGGATTGGACGTTAGGAAGACAATTGCTGCATTGGATCAATTGAAGGGGGTGCCATCAAGAGGAGATGTGGAGGCTGGGGAGATCCCAACTTTGCTTGATTTGGGTCTCAATGCTTCCCAG GATGGGAAAACCGCTGTTAATGCTTCTATGGTTGGAGGAGAGACTGAAGCACTACAGAGGCTTCAAAAATTCGCAGCAGAGTGCCAAGCACAACCACCAAAAGCAGGAAGCAGTGACACCATATATGGTGCAAACTTCTCCTGCAAAATTTCTCCTTGGCTAACCGTTGGATGCATCTCTCCCCGCTCCATGTTTGATGAGCTAAAGAAATCTGCTTCCAG AACTATTTCTGCTTCAAGCCGCAAAGATGGTGGTAGCTCTCCGGACACTGGGATGAACTGGTTGATGTTTGAGTTAATGTGGAGGGATTTCTTCAG ATTCATCACGAAGAAGTACAGTTGTCCAAAGAAACAGATTGAGGCGACTCCAGCCACAGCTAGCGCGGGTGCCTTTGCTTAA
- the LOC136217744 gene encoding magnesium/proton exchanger, with translation MVWEAYIQSVKSRVGVLNDLEAEKCGSYFLFYGETSLGVGLRTFLYCLALAYCFVGLSTITARFFRSMENVVKHSRKIVEIDPYTNTEVIRYEKVWNYTIADISLLAFGTSFPQISLATIDAIRNIGSLYAGGLGPGTLVGSAAFDLFPIHAVCVVVPKAGELKKISDIGVWLVELFWSFWAYIWLYIILEIWTPNVITLWEALLTVLQYGLLLVHAYAQDKRWPYLSLPIERAERPEEWVPEEVTTCKHQQNINEDYSEIDQVWEDGRRNVVDIFSIHSTDSTDPLYQKVPDTDVAESSNNDTEKGPSVVSLWKQQFLDAITLESMESRKFKNIYIRLARIFWQLLLAPWRILFAFVTPYHIAHGWIAFICSLLFISGIAYVVTKITDLISCVTGINAYVIAFTALAAGTSWPDLVASKIAAERQTTADSAIANITCSNSVNIYVGIGVPWLIDTAYNYFVYRQPLRVENAAGLSFSLLVFFCTSAGCIVVLVFRRLTLGAELGGPRIWAWATCFYFMLLWLIFVVLSSLKVSDII, from the exons ATGGTCTGGGAGGCATATATTCAAAGCGTTAAGAGCAGAGTTGGAGTTCTCAATGATTTGGAGGCTGAAAAATGTGGAAGTTACTTTCTATTCTATGGTGAAACTTCGCTTGGTGTTGGATTGCGGACCTTCTTGTACTGTCTTGCTCTGGCTTATTGCTTCGTTGGATTATCAACTATAACAGCTCGATTTTTCCGGTCGATGGAGAATGTAGTCAAGCATTCGCGTAAGATTGTGGAGATAGATCCTTACACTAATACTGAAGTTATCAGATATGAGAAGGTATGGAATTACACAATTGCAGATATTTCCTTGCTCGCCTTTGGAACTAGTTTTCCTCAGATATCATTAGCAACCATTGATGCCATACGGAATATTGGGAGTCTTTATGCTGGAG GTTTGGGACCTGGAACACTTGTTGGTTCTGCCGCATTTGACCTGTTTCCCATCCATGCTGTTTGTGTGGTGGTTCCTAAAGCTGGAGAACTGAAAAAGATATCAGATATAGGAGTTTGGCTTGTTGAGCTCTTTTGGTCTTTCTGGGCTTATATATGGCTCTACATAATTTTAGAG ATATGGACCCCAAATGTAATTACCCTGTGGGAGGCCTTATTGACAGTTCTGCAATATGGTTTGCTGCTAGTACATGCCTATGCTCAAGATAAGCGTTGGCCTTACTTATCTCTTCCAAT TGAAAGAGCTGAAAGGCCAGAGGAGTGGGTGCCAGAAGAGGTCACTACATGTAAGCATCAGCAAAATATTAACGAAGACTATTCTGAGATAGATCAAGTTTGGGAAGATGGAAGGAGAAATGTTGTAGATATATTCTCTATCCATTCAACTGATAGTACAG ATCCACTATATCAGAAAGTTCCTGATACAGATGTAGCTGAATCCTCCAACAATGATACAGAGAAAGGTCCCAGTGTGGTCTCACTTTGGAAACAGCAATTTTTGGATGCAATCACG ttggAAAGTATGGAAtcaagaaaatttaaaaatatttatatacgaCTAGCAAGAATCTTCTGGCAATTACTCCTTGCACCCTGGAGAATTCTGTTTGCTTTTGTGACTCCTTATCATATTGCTCATGGCTGGATTGCCTTCATTTGTTCACTTCTTTTCATCAGTGGAATCGCTTATGTTGTAACAAAGATCACAGATCTCATAAGTTGTGTCACAG GCATAAATGCTTATGTCATAGCATTTACTGCATTAGCTGCTGGAACTTCATGGCCAGACTTGGTGGCAAGTAAGATTGCTGCTGAGCGCCAAACAACAGCAGATTCAGCCATTGCAAACATCACATGCAG CAATTCAGTGAACATATATGTGGGAATTGGTGTTCCATGGCTAATAGACACAGCCTACAATTACTTTGTATATAGGCAACCTTTAAGGGTAGAAAATGCAGCAGGACTGAGCTTCTCATTGCTTGTTTTCTTCTGTACATCTGCTGGTTGTATTGTTGTTCTTGTTTTCAGGCGTTTGACATTAGGTGCAGAACTCGGAGGGCCAAGGATTTGGGCCTGGGCAACGTGCTTCTACTTCATGTTGCTTTGGTTAATTTTCGTCGTGCTGTCCTCCCTCAAAGTTTCTGATATCATTTGA